The Capricornis sumatraensis isolate serow.1 chromosome 15, serow.2, whole genome shotgun sequence DNA segment gtttaaataaaattgaatgaaaagttacattttaatgaaaatttaaaatttaaataaatcaatttgtTGCAGGTAACGAAGACAGGCACATCCATACGACCAATTTGCAACAAATAAGAACTGTGACATGTGAAGCgaagcaaaatgaagaaaacccTACTCGCCCACAGCCAGCCAGCAGGACCCACTTGTCGCGGCCACTAGGAGGCGCCACAGGGAGCTCCTCTCCTGAGCTGGAGGGACCCCAGGAGCCCACCTTTGAATGGGGAATCCTGAGAACGCTGTCCCAACAGGACGTGCGTGCAGAGATCTTCCTCGGGAGCTTTCTACTCTGGGCTGACACCATAGAAATGGTGCGGGTGGCCGGACACCCCAGGGTGTACAAGTCAGGCTGGCTGTACGCGGTCTACATCTTCAGTTACATTTCTCTTCTTCGAATGATATTCACTCCCCGGAACCCGCTCCTGAATTCCTTTGTCATCCTTCTCCAAGATCTACCTTTTATCTTTGTTAGACTGAGTTTAATCATTGTCCTGGGAACAATCACACCCGTAttgggtctttttaaaaatgtgctggTGACTCTGTCTTATGTTTACTTCAATTTCTTAACCAGATTCAGGATGTTCTCTACCTTTGAGAggtctttttaaagagaaaatgtccTATGGTCAAACCTCTTTTTTATGCACATGCATACATTTGTGATCTTTTTGGGGGTCAGGCATATGTTACTTTGCACTctagaaagaaatcaagaaatagaTGCTAGAGAAAAAACtagttttaaaaactataacATGTCAATTGTTTAAATGTATGCAAATGGTGCTAAATGTAAGCAAAGTTGTAGTCTTCTAAGTTGGTTCCCCTAGATTTGTAGAAAATGTCAGTAGTTAATTTTGTTATGTATTCTGCATTTTTTCCAGAAGTACCCTTCAGTAAAAAATGAGAACATGTCTTCCTACTAAGTTAGTCCAAGAATgagatttttttattgttgacaGAAAGGGCATTACAAGAattagttaaaattaattttaggaaATAAGCCTGTTTTTATTAAATAAGTTAGATTCTATCAATACTTTTAACAAATtgaccctgaggaatgggatggggagggaggttgaagggggattcaggatgggggacgcatgcacacccatgactgattcatgtattttttttaaaaaattgaattgtttTAGAGTCTCCTTCAGACATGTAATTATGTTCTTTATTCCACTGTGGCAAGAGATTTTTATGTAATTGATTTCAGCAGAGAAAACAATTTAATTTCACAGACATTTGACTCAATTTAATGTAATGAAGTTAAGGTAAGATCTAGATAAACTTTTATAACAGGAAGCCATTAATTGAAGAGGAAAATTTCAaagtaaaagaatatttatttgtgGAATTTGATACCATCATGAAAGCAAGGTGCAAGCCCTGTTTAAAGTTAGAAGTTCAACTTACAAATATAACAGCAAGTGCATTAGTGTCTTATGTGATAATATATAATAGTTATCTTgtcattaaataattaaatatggaATTATGTGATTTGATTTCATATGTTGggataccctcagatatgcatagCAGGTGCTCTCCACTCTGTATAAATTTTCCAATGCTATAGAGATTTCTGAGAGTCTTACATGTGCAGAGTAATGTTTTATGCAGGCAATCTCTTCAGTGATCTGCGGTAACAAATAGCTTAAGGAATGAATAACTGAATTTACTGTCACTCCAACTTTCCACCAAATCCTCCAGTCTCACTCTCCCCCTAGGCTTTATGGTTTTTCCTTATACCATAAGATAAGGTCTATTCACAATTGCTGAAAGCTTAACTTCTGATTTTATGACTTGGGGCAAACATCCAAAAGTGAGTATACTACTAGTACTTTAATAAGgttagtagtgttagttgctcagtcgtgtgtgattctttgcgatcccatggactgtagtccaccaggctcctctttccatgggattctccagacaagaatactggagtggattgccgttcccttctccaggggattttctcaacacaggaatcaaacccgggtctcctgcactgcaggcagattctttactgtttgagctacaaaTAAGGTTAAATAGTACTTTATAGGTCTGAGAGGATTAACTAGATAGGGAGTGTTCTCATTGTATTGTCTGGCTAACTATAATAACTGATAAAAGCTAAGACTTTTAATTGGAGCAAATCCCTGCAGAGAAACGGGTAGCTTAatgcattgttttaattttcctatttttttcttttctgtgtctttgtttACCCTCTGGGAATAATAATTTAAACCATACActtgtgaaaaataatatatgaaatcTTTAGGTTACCTCAGACTATAATTTTTCATCAAATAGTATTATGTTTAGAAGTGAGTAATCTACTGAAGATAGAGATTAAAGTTGATGtaagcagacttccctggtggtcctgtggctaagactccatgctcccaagtgCAGGCTACTAGATTTGACCCCCAGTCAGGaagctagatcctgcatgctgcaactaaagacctggcagagccaaataaataaatgttttttgaaaaaggttaaaattttaaaagacttaaaCGTGATATAGGTATTAATTCAAAAAAGTGTCCCTCTTATGAGTTCTTATAGAACCCTAACTATAGCACTTTTTAAGGACTTTCATTGTGTGTTTGCTTTTCTGAGTTCCTCATTAATCTTTAAATCCTTAAAGAAAGGCCTGAGAATATCTTGTTTAACAATGCATCTTATTTTCCTCTGTCAATTCCACAGAAACTTATAATGCTTGTAACTCTAAAACAAGATTATCACACAAATAATTACTCTCAATTTATACCTGATagttttttattaagaaaaatatataaccatGTAGTTCATTTTAATATtcctaaatatgaaaatattttatgtacatttatatttatctttgtattgGAATGTATAGAGTGAACAATGCTCAGATAATTTGGGAAGTATTACTTATTGGAGTTTAGAATGCATTTTGCACCTAATTGAACATGAATGTGCCTGATATTTTGGAGAGTCACAACACTGTATAAATAATGAAGGCATGTACAAAACACTCCATGTAGGAGGAAAATTACAGAGTACCTAATTTAATTTAATAGTTTTAAGGGTATGTGCATGTTTATAAAGTTTGTCTATGGTATTTAACAGACATTGCAGCAAATTATGCTAATAAAACATTGGTTGTTATACACTCTGTGATTAAAAGTTAAGCTATTAAAATTACATTGCAATTCTCATTGtttctaatgttttttttttttattaagaccCATGTAGCTTTTGCGTCCTTATAAAAAGTTATGAACATTACATATAGATAAAAGAAAATGGATGGAGAAAAATACACCAtgctaacactaatcaaaagaaagcagcacTTACATTAACTTCAGACAGACCAGACTTCAAAGTGAGAAAATTTTTTCAAGGGTTAAGAAAGGGATTATTACATAATAATAAAGGAGTCAATTCTCTCAGGAGACATAATCTGTAGTGTATATGTGCCTAATGACAGAGCCACATaaggcaaaaactgatagaactgcagaaagaaatagatgaagCTACAATCATAGTTGGAAACTTCAACACCCATCTCTCAGAAATGGACAGTTCCAGCAGATAGAAAATCAGTAAAGACAGAGTTGAATTCAATAACACTAATCAATTAATTGGATATAATTGACTTCTGTGGTCCACTTCATCTGACAACAGCAGAATACTCATGCTTCTCAAGCTCACAAGAAACATTTACCAAGATAAGCCACATTCTGGGGCATAACACACActtcaacaaatttaaaagaagaaacaatataAAGTCTTTTTTCATaaaggaattaaactagaaatcaataacaggtAATAGAAAAATTCCCAATTACATGGAGATTATGcagcacatttctaaataacacgTGGGTCAAAGAATAAATCTCaccagaaattaaaatatattctggagtaaataaaaatgaaaaccttaTCCAAATGAATGGAGTTGTACAAATGTACAAGCATAAGCAGtatttagagggaaatttatagtaaaataaatttccatcttgggaagatagaaaaagaagagcaatcaAATGCCAataaggggaagaaaagaaacaataagaatttcagcagaaatcaatgaaattgaaacaaaatcaatagaggaaaaccaataaaaccaaaaccaatGCATGTGTGGGAACAGGGGAGGAGATGGGAAGTCTTTGTAATTTCCACTCAATTTTATTGTAAACCTAAAATTGCTCAAACAAAAAAATGTCTTCCTAAAAAAGTAgtagtgttgttgttcagtcactaagtcgtgttcaacactttgcaaccccatgtactgcaaaatgccagactcCTTGATACTCCAGTatgtcctggaatttgctcaaattcatatccattgagttggtgatactatctaaccatctcatcctctgatgccccctcctccttttgtcttcaatctttcccagcatccgtgtcttttccagtgagttgtctctttacatcaggtggccaaagtattggagcttcagcatcagtccttcaatgaatattcaaggttgctttcccttaggattgactggtttgatctccttgctgtccaagggagtctcaagagtcttctccagcataataattcaaaagcaaaaaaaatagtcttaaatacatcaaactttaaaaatatgttttgggAATAATATTTTCCAAAGTAATATTTGCTTGTAAACTGGCATTTATACATACACAAATCTTAATTTTTAGGATGTGcctatgtgagagttggactgtgaagaaagctgagcaccgaagaattgatgcttttgaactgtggtgttggagaagactcttgagagtcccttggactgcaaggagatccaaccagtacattctgaaggagatcaaccctgggtgttctttggaaggaatgatgctaaagctgaaactccagtactttggccacctcatgcgaataattaactcattagaaaagactctgatgctgggagggattgggggcaggaggaaaaagggacgacagaggatgagatggctgaatggcatcaccgactcaagggatgtgaatctgaatgaactccgggagttgctgatggacagggaggcctggcgtgctgcaattcatgggtttgcaaacagtcaaacatgactaagcgactgaactgctgagagtcccttggactgcaagaagatccaaccagtccattctaaaggagatcagccctgggtgttctttggaaggaatgatgctaaagctgaaactccaatactttggctacctcatgcgaagagttgactcattggaaaagactctgatactgggagggattgggggcaggaggataaggggatgacagagggtgagatggctggatggcatcaccgacttggtggacataagtttgggtaaactccgggagttggtgatggacagggaggtctggcgtgctgcaattcatggagtcgcaaagagtcggacacaactgagtgactgaactaactaattaTCAATAAAAATCTCATAATTTCTCTTGCTTTGAAATTGGAATATTAATggatattttttagaaaagtctTTCTTTGCAATGCATTTCGTTATTCTTCTTAAAGATTGTAGGTTCCTTAGAAAATAGGTTTTCCAGAATATTTTAGTACATAACTTAAAAAACTACCTTTTAAATTGCTTACAATTATACATAATATTGCATATTTGGTGTAATTTGAAGAAGATACCCACTGTTTTTGTGTCTTGACTTCCATCTGTAAAATCTGGGtcatttacagatgataaaaatacatttttttggccttattcttagttttttttcaaatattaaatggatcaaacaagcttttaaaattaatttattataaatatattaattatattataacattattaatataaacattcagttcagttcagtcactcagtcatgtcggactctttgcgaccccatgaatcacagcacaccaggcctccctgtccatcaccatctcctggagtttgctcagactcacgtccatcgagtcagtgatgccatccagccatctcatcctctgtcgtccccttctcctcctgccccaatccctcccagcatcagagtcctttctaaTGAGCTAATtattcacatgaagtggccaaagtactggagtttcagctttagcatcattccttccaaagaaatcccagggctgatctacttcagaatggactggttggatctccttgcagtccaagggactctcaagagtcttctccaacaccacagttcaaaaccatcaattcttcagcactcagctttcttcacagtccaactctcacatccatacatgaccactggaaaaaccatagccttgactagacggaccttagtcagcaaagtaatgtctctgcttttgaatatgctatctaggttggtcataacttttcttccaaggagtaagcgtcttttaatttcatagctgcagtcaccatctgcagtgattttggagccccccaaaataaaatctgacactgtttccactgtttccccatctattttccatgaagtgatgggaccagatgccatgatcttcgttttctgaatgttgagctttaagccaactttttcactctcctccttctctttcatcaagaggctttttagttcctcttcactttctgccataaggttggtgtcatctgcatatctgaggttattgatacgtctcccggcaatcttgattctagcttgtatttcttccagcccagcatttctcatgatatactctgcatagaagttaaataagcagggtgacaatatacagccttgacgtactccttttcctatttggaaccagtctgttgttccatgtccagttctaactgttgcttcctgacctgcatacaggtttctcaagaggcaggtcaggtggtctggtattcccatctctctcagaattttccacagtttattgtgatccacacagtcaaaggctttggcattatttattattaatttattataattggatctgaaaattacaatattgtggtgggttttgccatacattgacatgtatcAGCCAggagtgtacatgtgtcccccatcccaaacccccctttcatctccctccccatcccatccctctgggttgtctcagtgcactgtctctgagtgccctgtttcacacatcaaacttggactggtcatctatttcacatatggtaatatacatgtttcaatactattctctcaaatcatcccactctcaccttctctcacagagtccaaaagtctgttctttatatctgtgtcttttttgctgtcttgcatatcagttcagttcagttgctcagtcatgtccaactctttgtgaccccatgaaccacagcacaccaggcctccctgtccatcaccaactcccagagtccacccaaactcatgtccatcgagtcagtgatgccatccaatcatctcatcctctgtcgtccccttctcctcctgtcctctatctttcccagcatcagggtcttttcaaatgactcagctcttttcatcaggtggccaaagtattggagtttcagctttaacatcagtccttccaatgaacacccaggactgatctcctttaggatggactggttggatttccttgcagtccatgggactctcaagagtcttctccaacaccacagttcaaaagcatcaattattcagcactcagccttctttatagtctaactctcacatccatacgtgaccactggaaaaaccatagccttgactagatggacctttgttggcaaagtaatgtctctgcttttgaatatgctatctaggttggtcatgactttccttccaaggagcaagtgtcttttaatttcatggctacaatcaccatctgcagtgatttgggagctcagaaaaataaactcagccactgtgtccactgtttccccatctatttgccatgaagtgatgggaccggtctTGGATATAGgattgtcattaccatctttctaaattccatatatatatgttaatatactgtattggtgttttgctttctgactttcttcactttgtataataggctccagtttcatccacctcattagaactgactcaaatgcattctttttaatagctgagtaagaGTCCATTGtttatgtgtaccacagctttcttatccattcatcatctgctgatgaacatctaggttgcttccatgtcctagctattgtaaacagtgctgtgatgaacattgtggtacaggagtctctttcaattctggtttcctcagtatgtatgcccagcagtgtgattgttgggtcatatagcagttctatttccagtttttttttaaggaatctcctccCCATTCTccagtgactgtactagtttgcattcccatctaCAGtataagagtgttccctttcctccacaacctctccagcgtttattgttcgtaggctttttgatagcagccattctgactggcgtgagatggtacgtcattgtggttttgatttgcatttctctggtaatgattgatgttgaacatcttttcatgggtttgtctgccatctgtatttcttcttaggagaaatgtctgtttagtttttttgcccattttttgattgggtcatttattattctgatattgagctgcacgagctgcttgtatatttttgagattaattctttgtcagttgcttcattggctattattttctcccattctgaaggctgtcttttcacctcacttgtagtttcctttgttgtgcaaaagctcttaagtttaattaggtcccatttgttttgctttgcttttatttccattactctggagggttggtcatagaggatcctgctgtgatttatgtcagagagtgttctgcctatgttttcctctaggagttttatagtttctggtcttacatttggatctttaatccagtttgagtttatttttgtgtattgtattagaaagtgttctagtttcattcttttacaggtggttaactagttttcccagcaccacttgttaaagagattaccTTTTCACCATTGTATAtatttgccttctttgtcaaagataaggtgtccttaGGTGGATGGatttatatctgggctttctattttgttccattgatctatatttctgtctttgtgccagtgccatactgtcttgatgactgtagctttgtagcatagtctgaagtcaggcacattgactcctccagttccattcttctttctcaattgctttggctattcgaggttttttgtatttccatacaaattgtggaattatttgttctagttctgtgaaaaataccattggtagcttgatagggattgcatttaatctatagattgttttgggtagtacactcattttcactatattgattcttctaatccatgagcat contains these protein-coding regions:
- the TMEM236 gene encoding transmembrane protein 236, translating into MASGKLIKLLVFELLEFTAFCVPTLVIMEQFAVAYSTTRRPPDKTRYWLIVSCSIAYVASVTLLIWIPVKVLLYKKRYLYQKIKGWRPVMMMCVVLTTLPSFSFSIAVTEVQRNINGSTDMLPDMLPDLPVSLVLTCLIVVDIIEKLRIYPLRGRQKSNEDRHIHTTNLQQIRTVTCEAKQNEENPTRPQPASRTHLSRPLGGATGSSSPELEGPQEPTFEWGILRTLSQQDVRAEIFLGSFLLWADTIEMVRVAGHPRVYKSGWLYAVYIFSYISLLRMIFTPRNPLLNSFVILLQDLPFIFVRLSLIIVLGTITPVLGLFKNVLVTLSYVYFNFLTRFRMFSTFERSF